A segment of the Lycium barbarum isolate Lr01 chromosome 7, ASM1917538v2, whole genome shotgun sequence genome:
GCCATGACAAGGCCAGATATATCATATGCAGTGCAAACACTAAGCCAATTCATGCATGCACCAAAGCAGTCACACCTAGATGCTGCACTACATGTGATCAGGTATTTGAAAGGCAAACCTGGTTTCGGAATCACGTTGAGTAGTGACAAGGATGACACAATCACAGCTTTTTGTGACTCTGACTGGGCCTCATGTGCAGTGACTAGGAATTCAGTAACAGGGTATATTGTATGAGACTAGGGAAATCTCTAATATCATGGAAATCTAAGAAGCAAGAAACAGTCTCAAGAAGCACAACTGAAGCAGAATACAAAAGCATGGCTTCTGCAGTGTCAGAGATAATTTGGCTTGTAGGACTGCTAAATAAGATGAACATGAAGGTAAAGCTTCCAGTAAACTTGTTGTGTGACAACAAGGCAGCTCTACAAATAGCGACAAACCCGATATTCCATGAAAGGACAAAGCATATTGAAATAGATTGCCACTTCTTGAGGGAAAAAAAGTCAAAAGGGAATCATCAAAGCTGAACACATTGCTGGCACTGAACAAGACGCTGACACATTGACAAAGGCCTTGGGAGGACATCAACACGGTTATCTACTAAGCAAGTTAAGGCTTTTAGATGTGTTTCAACCCTCGACTTGAGGGGTAGTGTTGAGAAGTGGACAACTGTAATTGCCAGCTGGCCACTTAGCATAACTAACTTAATGATTAGAGTCAATTAGTGGAGTTAGTTAGTTAAGGATATAGAAGTCGGTTAGAGGATTATATGCATGCATTGTATAACTTGAGACTTATATAGTTGACTGAATACAAAAGATATTTTTTCTCTCTTCCTCTCAATTCTCTGATTGCATTCAATCTCAATCCATTTCCATTGTTTGAACACCGATAATTTGATGTATGTGGAAGAAAGAGATGCACGAAAACCACGTTTTGAGTGAATTCACATGATTGATGTGCCAACATCGTAATGTTAAACGTGGTGGGACTATTCATGAAAGAACATTTTATAGGagtaatattttatttttgtgtctctattttttttttcttggaagGAAGTTCATCAATGATTAAATAATAACTTATTAGTTGGGTTAATTTAATGGATGCTTATCAGCTTAAGGATTTATTGTGGCGAAATGAAACCTAAATTTTGTACCAAGGTAAATACATCCCTATTTTTATATTTAACATTAAATGAAATTCACTAGAAATTCATCAGCTTGGTGCCGGAAATTACAAATGAGAGTATTGTTGAAACTTCCTAGAAGATAAGAAATGATCCTGCATTAGTATAATTGTTTCAAAAATGATATTTTACACAATAGTATTTTATAGAAATTGAAATCCCAAACACTCTTTTTTTCTCTTTAAGTAATCATTCAAATTCGAAACCTCAAGTTGTTtcatgggttttttttttttttttttaattcttaccTAGAACTCAATATTCTATATATACtgtaaaattttcttttttcttacttGTAAAACTTCTAGCATGAGAATTCTATCTTGAGTAGTCAATTGTGATaagcatttttttaaaaatttcatgTAAGTCTCCCATATTTCTTGGTCTAAATGTTCATTAATTATGAAATCTAATAAAATATCAACATATGATATTTAATTACTTTATTAGTGGGTAAGTCAGATAGCGAAACTACTCTTGTCCATCACTGAACCACCCACGTGTTAACAATTAGCCGTGCACCCCACCCTAACCACCAGCTTAGAAGCAACCGTGATAtttagtaaaaataaaaaataatgacGTTGTAAAATTTTTAACTAAAATGTCCAAgatttaatactccctccattcctttttttttactttgtcCAGTTTagaaatcaagagataatttactatttcatacctatttttcccttattattaattatttcctctgttccaatttatgtaaTACACTTTCCGTTTTACTATGTcttaaaaagaatgatacatttctatacttgaaaataatttaacttaataCTTCTccctttacccttaatgaaatgatttacaaccacacaaatatctatgacttgttttagaccacaagtttcaaaagtgttcatttctttcttaaatttcgtgtctagtcaaactatatcacataaattaggacggagggagtattggaTTGGCGAGTTCAAGAAATTCTTAGTGGCTACACAACTTTTAAATTATGATTTATTGATTTCAATTATTAGGTTACTTAGCAATAATTAAGGGTGATATAataaaattgtcattttatttTTGGCTCCttaatgacaagtaaaaatgaacggagagGAGTATGTATCAATTAACAATTTTTAACGTATACATTTAATAAAACATCCCATATGCATAATATAATTCACCAACGAAGGGCATATACTATCCATCAAGTCTATGTGGCTCCACTACAGCTAAAAGAGGCAGAAATGAATGGAATACTTTGAAATTATGCATGGGTGGATAAAATTAGGTGATATATACATATTCTAGTAATTCTAATTTCAAAGCTTAAGGTTAAATTATTTTAGTTGATGTAAATGTAAAATTTGATACGCGTCCCTGATCCATTTTCTTGGCCTGTTTCGTTGTTTTCTACTTTGATAATACATACACGTATGAATACCAATCTTTGAATTAGAATGTCTATAAAAACTTAAAGCAAAAGCGATTACGTAAGTAAGAaaccaaaattccaaaaaaagtaaaTCCCTCTGCTCCCTAACTGCTAAAAAAAAGGAGTATTTAATATTCGAATCTTCTAAACCTAGAATTTGCCTTAAAATTTGGAGCTTAAAGAACTACTCCATTAGTTTAATCCATCCTTGTTTCTTATATTTCAAATATATCATCAGTTTCAGAGTCTAATAATCTCAAGAAATATGAGCACTTTGACAACTTCTTTGCTTCCATTGAAGCTCACCACTGGAAAAGAAAGCTCTGCATTTGTGTACAGAAGTAGAAGACGACAGTCCAAAAAGAGTCAATCCATTGTTCCTGTAATATTTCTTTCTTCTGTCTTTTGCATTTCAATTTTAATATTCACATATTGTTGTCGTCCACATAAATTCAGAATTTAGAGTCTGTGAATTATGTCAAATTTATATGAAACCCTTTGGAGTACGAGTGTGCAACCCTTCCCCGGATCCTGCTGACGTTGGATGCTTTGTATACTGGATTGCCCTTTTTTGAATTTTGTCGAGCCTTATTTGGACATGCATGGTGCATGTGTTTAATAATTCTTTGTATTGATCAATGTGATTGATGATCTCAGGTGGCAAGGTTATTTGGACCATCTATTTTTGAAGCATCAAAGTTGAAGGTTCTATTCTTAGGTGTTGATGAGAAAAAGCATCCAGGAAAGCTTCCAAGAAGATACACACTTACACATAGTGATATTACCTGCGATCTCACTCTTGCCGTTTCTCAGACCATCAATAACTCTCAGGTAATTTCCCTTCATTACTGTGATCCCTTAGAAGCACATTTAGGGTTTAAAGTTTATGTATTCCTAAACCAACCTTaagttaatatacaataataattgAGATTACAGTAAAATCTTTATAGGTATTTAATGAATATTTTAATTACATAGTTACAAAATCTGGGCAAGAGCTAATGGGTTCACGTGAATCCACATATTACACTGTAGACCCCTGATCCTGCTTCATCTTCATGTATTTTCATAAATAAATTAAAGAATATAGTTCCCTTTCAATCCTAGCCTGTTCACCTTTTAAGCAGAACAGAGGAAAACAGGGCAAGATTCATTTCTTAGCAGTTTCAACGATATTGTTTTTATTATTGGAATAGCTTCAGTGAAGGGGGTTGGTGCAACATAAAGTTGTTTCTCTGTGATTTATGGGTCACGGGTGGTGGGTGATTTACAAGAATGGTCTTGAAAGTGGGTGGTCTTGAACTTTTGAACCCGCTTGCCCATGGGCAAATGCTCAAGGTAAAAAATGTTGCCCATGGGAAAAACTTTTTAAACTTGAAGTTTTGCCCCATGGAGCAAGTGGGATAAAAATTCAAGACCACCCATTTTCAGGATCATTGGTTGTAATTTCCCGCTGGTTTGAGCCATAAGATCAACCACTGATGCTTGCATCAGGGTTGGTTGACTACGTCACATTTCTCTAGTTTCACGAACCCTACTTAACCACGGAATGCTTCGTGCACCAGACTGCTCTTAATTGAAATAACTTTAGTGTAAATTTGGGGGctgtttccttcttttttttatgCATAATTTGCACTTGTGGTTGGTTTCAAATTCAGTTAAGTCTATTGCTGAACCTGACTTTACTTTGGGTCATTTGTTTATCTCAAGCATATAGAAGTACCAAATTCTATTCATGACTAATATTTTTTTCTTGTTAGTATTCAATTGAAATTCTATGAGAAATTAAGGAATTTGGATGTTTGATCTGCAGTTAGAAGGATGGTATAATAGATTGCAAAGGGATGAAGTGGTTGCAGAATGGAAGAAAGTTAAAGGCAAGATGTCCCTTCATGTTCATTGTCACATTAGTGGAGGCCATTTCTTGTTAGACTTTGTTGCTAGGCTCAGATACTATATTTTCTGCAAGGAACTTCCTGTGGTAAGTTTTAAATATAGTGATCTCTCTCTTTTTGTGGTATCAAGGGTTTGAGTTCCCCATATTTTGTCTTAATTAGTAGGTCGGTAGCAACTTAAGGAAactttgataaaaaataaaatacataggGACCAGTCTTTTGTTGCGGCATGCTCCTTAGATTTACAAATTCGCAGGGCCTCAACCCTCATGCCCTACTTAGTTCACTGACAATGACAAATGCTTGGAAAACTAAGTGGGACATTTTTTACTCTATTTGAATAACTCATTCTCATTATCTTCAATAAATTAAGTAGCCAAATCTATTCCGTAGTAGTGTTGACAAACAAGAAGGAGCTGACTAAAAAACCCGgttcttttattttcttgtataatCTATTATatcataatataaaataaaaagaatattgTTATAATATAAGCCAGCTTGACAAGCAACCCTTCCTCTTGATCTGAGGTGCGAAGAGAAAGATTTCATTTTTATGATTTTATAACACCAAGTTAAGTTAACTGCCTCTAAAAAGTCTGATATGATAACTTAAAAACAAAATAATTATCTACAATATCTAGTTAAGCTGCACTAATAGTGTAAAATACATTATACTATcagtatatataacttatatcttTTTATTTAATATGAATCAGGTATTGAAGGCATTTGTTCATGGAGATGGGAATTTGCTTAAGAATTACCCAGAGTTGCAAGATGCTTTAGTTTGGGTTTATTTCCACTCAAATATTTCAGAATTTAACAAAGTGGATTGCTGGGGTCCACTCAAAGAAGCATCCTCACTCTCTTCTACTACTACTACCACCACCACTACTACTTCATCTAGTGAATTAGGTGAAATCCAAATGGCTAATACAACAACTACAAGTAATTACAGCTTGGATTTACCACAGCCATGTAAAGGTTCTTGCACATGTTGCTTCCCCTCAATGAGCTTGATATCCTGGTCATCTTCATCTTCTAATCTCTCTAGGCCTAAATTAGAGCAATAAACCTAAAGAAATGATTCTATATTGGTCTATAAACTTTACTAGATTGATGTATTTTATTGTCATTGTAGGACTGGTAAAAAGGATAGTAGTAATTCTTTATTCTACATGTAAATAATTCAAGTGCCCTGGGTTAAGAACAAAAATACCCATGTGGGATTGGCAATAAAGATGGTAGatacattttcttcttcttgtttttttttcttttttctttttttattcatatAAATATATTGGAGAAATTCCATGTGGGCTTCTGACCCGAATCCAGTTGACACACATGTTTAGGACCCGGAGGAATATAGATTTGGCCCGTTACACGGTGccaattgcccttcttttggggtggtctttaaattttgtccctcatatttgtaatttttaaattttgccttcggctaaaacccatgagttccaggttcgaacccccactcaatcaaaaattttaaaaaaattcgcaagacagaatttgaatttcgctatgcccctaTCGACagaattttagttatgtttaaccaaaagtctgccgatgggggcagactttgccttgaggcatatatttttttttttcactttttaaggtaaacttttagttatgccttaactaaaagtgtgccccataagacataactaaaagtatgccccataaggtggaacttttcgttaaggaataactaaagttatgtctGACCCGGCATAATTATAAATTTCGCCTTATAACgcaaagtttatgccttaaggaaaagttccgccttaagggcatacttttagttatcccttaactaaaagtctgctccataatgcataactaaaagtctgccccataaggcataactaggaaaagacttttagttaaggcttaactaaaagtctgcccataagtatgccggacccggcataaacttgttaaggaataaccaaagttatgccagacccggcatacttatgccagggtccggcataactttggttattccttaacaagtgtatgccgggtccggcatacccgcgacccaaaccttgccttgcgattttttttttctaatttatgcttgagcgggggttcgaacccagaacctcatgatttctgcgcgaAGCTCAGGattgcaacgcgaagggcaaaattaaagaccagtaatatggggggcaaaatttaaagaccacaaatatgaggggcaaaatttaaagaccaccccaaaagaagggcaatccgcgcaaaaaaatgcctTTACACCTCCTCCCAACTTAAATAGAAGCTTTATCCGTGACAGGACCCAGACCATGATTACATCAACAATATactcagtgtaatctcacaagtggtgTCTGGTGGGGTGgaatgtacacagaccttaccctacctttgtgaggtagagaggttgtttccaatagaccaTTGACCAGAGAATTCGGACCATGATTGTATCACTGTTTTTCCAACACTCGTAAAAAAAAAGCACAGCAGCTCAGTTGCCTTCCATTATCATTTATTATTTGCTTTCATTTCCTTCCTTTCATATCTTTTTAAAGCTTTACTCTTATAGCTTGTTCAATATTCAGTTTGTAGCAATGAATCAGAAGGGATAAAACAAACAAGAAAAACCTTATCTACAAGAGATCACAAGTTTGCGTAAAATTGGATGTTCCCAAAAGAACTCCCTCCCCCTCTTTATATATTACACAACGCCCCGAGAGAGGTTAATGAGAAATAAATAACATCTCTAACTGTACACCTTGATCTATTCACAGAATAATCACTCTAATACATAATATTGAGATGCACATTAAGCTTTACAGCTTCCGACAACTCGTTCCCGTTACAAGTATCTCTCTCATCAAACGATCAAAACGCTCCTCTTCATTGCTTGTGCTTCATGATAAACAACTTTCATGGGTACTCAAAATAATTACAACGGAGTCACCTAATATGTGTTCTACCGAGAGAAGATGCCCCAATTTCAGACTCGGTGTTCTGCAAAGCCAATTTCATTCACATGTGAGATGTCTTTGCATTTTGTAAAACCATAAATATGAAGGTACCATATAAGATAGAAAGTTAATATTCTTTTACATATGCTTTACCTGAGACCTAGGAGAAGGGAATACATTCCAGAACCGAAGTGTTTCATCTCCTGCTCCAGTCACAATCGTCTGCAAAGATGATAATGCCAGTTAGAAACATCAAAGCAAAGAAAATAAAGATGCTGCTGCTGTAACTAAGCGATAATAGGATGAAATAGATGCAATTAACTAGTTTTGCTCAGCTACCTGTCCATCTGGAGATATGGCAAGATATAAGACTCTATATGTATGGCCCGTCAGAGTAGCTATCTGCAATAATAGAGAAAAAAAACATATATGAAAACTAGTACAATATGATATGTCTAACAAATAATGTCTGTTCATATAATGTTTTTCCTGCAGAGAGACATTTCAAAAACTTAGTTGAAATACCTTGGACATTGTAGGATACCTCCAAAGTATTATTTGGTTTTGCGAGTAACCATGAGTGCTGACTAATTCATTCGCGTTCTTCGACCACACAAGATTGCAAACCTGCCACAGTACAGGATGAGTTAGTACATATGAGTGGTGGAGTAAACTTGCCAAAACTAGTTCAAACATATATATCCCAATGAAAATTATGTTCTTTGAGCTCCTTCGGCCTATATTCCCAAGCTAAGGGGTACTTGTATTTCCTGGAGTTATAGGTCTTAAGAATCTGGATGCTGGTTTCTGTTTCCCACTGTGCCTTTCATCCTAGCTCTTCCCCCATGAAGCACCTAAATTGGCATAAATTTTCTAGGTACATAAACCATT
Coding sequences within it:
- the LOC132603860 gene encoding protein STAY-GREEN homolog, chloroplastic-like → MSTLTTSLLPLKLTTGKESSAFVYRSRRRQSKKSQSIVPVARLFGPSIFEASKLKVLFLGVDEKKHPGKLPRRYTLTHSDITCDLTLAVSQTINNSQLEGWYNRLQRDEVVAEWKKVKGKMSLHVHCHISGGHFLLDFVARLRYYIFCKELPVVLKAFVHGDGNLLKNYPELQDALVWVYFHSNISEFNKVDCWGPLKEASSLSSTTTTTTTTTSSSELGEIQMANTTTTSNYSLDLPQPCKGSCTCCFPSMSLISWSSSSSNLSRPKLEQ